The following proteins are encoded in a genomic region of Planococcus lenghuensis:
- the hemC gene encoding hydroxymethylbilane synthase produces MRKIIVGSRRSKLALTQTNWFIEEMKKAGAPFEFEVKEIVTKGDKIVDVTLSKVGGKGLFVKEIEQALENKEIDMAVHSMKDVPSVLPEGFTIGCVPRREDPRDAFISKGNVKLADLPAGAIVGTSSLRRSAQLLRIRPDVKVQWIRGNIDTRLGKLETGEFDAIILAAAGLKRMGWSDNVVTEYLDAEQCVPAIGQGALGIECRIDDDELISELAKLNDPATMTAVSAERKFLSDMDGGCQVPIAGYATLSDEGVSFTGLVGAPDGSVMYRETIQSQDPVEAGRIAAERISAQGGYDLIQKVKAENDLHY; encoded by the coding sequence TTGAGAAAAATAATTGTAGGTTCCCGCAGAAGCAAATTGGCGCTCACACAGACGAATTGGTTCATCGAGGAAATGAAAAAAGCGGGCGCGCCGTTTGAATTTGAAGTGAAGGAAATCGTCACGAAAGGTGACAAGATCGTGGATGTTACGCTATCGAAAGTCGGGGGCAAAGGGCTGTTCGTGAAAGAAATCGAGCAGGCGCTGGAAAATAAGGAAATCGACATGGCAGTCCATTCCATGAAAGATGTGCCTTCCGTATTGCCGGAAGGGTTCACGATCGGCTGTGTGCCGCGCCGGGAAGACCCGCGCGATGCGTTCATTTCAAAAGGCAACGTCAAGCTTGCCGATCTGCCGGCAGGGGCAATCGTCGGGACGAGCAGCCTGCGCCGCAGCGCTCAGCTTCTCCGAATCCGGCCGGATGTGAAAGTGCAGTGGATTCGCGGCAATATCGATACGCGGCTCGGAAAGCTGGAAACAGGTGAATTCGATGCGATTATTCTGGCAGCTGCCGGACTGAAACGCATGGGCTGGAGCGATAACGTGGTTACGGAATACCTTGATGCGGAACAATGTGTGCCGGCGATCGGTCAGGGTGCACTCGGCATCGAATGCCGGATTGATGACGATGAACTGATTTCCGAACTCGCCAAACTGAATGATCCGGCAACGATGACAGCAGTCAGTGCAGAACGCAAATTCCTCTCGGATATGGATGGCGGCTGCCAGGTGCCGATCGCCGGTTATGCGACGCTGTCGGATGAAGGTGTTTCATTCACCGGACTTGTCGGGGCACCGGACGGTTCGGTCATGTACCGGGAGACGATCCAGTCGCAGGATCCGGTTGAAGCGGGCCGGATCGCAGCAGAGCGCATCAGCGCACAAGGCGGTTATGACCTCATCCAGAAAGTGAAAGCGGAAAATGACCTCCACTACTGA
- a CDS encoding uroporphyrinogen-III synthase, whose amino-acid sequence MTSTTDRPLQGDTIIFTGSSLPEEAVKLAASYGANVQYVPLIETVPTDEPAPDLHEYDWLIFTSASAVEAFHEQHARPKAKIAAVGSKTAAALEQAGYHVDFVPSVFAADAFIREFPEVAPDGRCLFIRGARAKDTIYQLPLAVDDWTVYDTAPCRGNAERLARMTDAIVIFASPSAVETYMEAGGQWRTIEAAAIGYVTEQAIKQAGGRVSAVPANHTYPDVIRTIVKGRVQND is encoded by the coding sequence ATGACCTCCACTACTGATCGGCCGTTGCAAGGCGATACGATTATTTTCACCGGATCATCACTGCCGGAAGAAGCGGTGAAGCTTGCAGCGTCATACGGAGCGAACGTGCAGTATGTGCCGTTGATTGAAACGGTGCCGACGGATGAGCCGGCACCGGATTTGCATGAATATGACTGGCTCATTTTCACGAGCGCATCAGCGGTGGAAGCGTTTCATGAACAGCATGCACGGCCGAAAGCGAAAATCGCTGCGGTTGGCAGTAAGACAGCGGCCGCTCTGGAGCAGGCGGGCTATCATGTCGATTTCGTGCCGTCTGTATTTGCGGCGGATGCATTTATCCGTGAATTTCCGGAAGTGGCACCGGACGGCCGCTGCCTGTTCATCCGGGGCGCGCGGGCGAAAGATACGATTTATCAATTGCCGCTCGCAGTGGACGACTGGACGGTGTACGATACGGCCCCATGCAGGGGAAACGCCGAACGGCTTGCCCGGATGACGGATGCAATCGTCATTTTTGCAAGCCCTTCCGCTGTTGAAACCTATATGGAAGCGGGTGGCCAGTGGCGGACGATCGAGGCTGCCGCCATCGGTTATGTGACGGAACAGGCAATCAAACAAGCCGGCGGTCGCGTCAGCGCGGTGCCGGCTAACCATACGTACCCGGACGTGATCCGGACAATCGTGAAAGGCAGGGTTCAAAATGACTGA
- the hemB gene encoding porphobilinogen synthase: MTELNFRRHRRLRTSANMRAMVRETQLDKQDFIYPIFVVDGENVRNEVKSMPGVYQLSLDLLGEEVDEVASLGIPSVILFGVPDAADKDAEGTGAFHDHGIVQKATRFVKERQPDLLVIADTCLCEYTNHGHCGVIENGIVLNDKTLELLARTAVSQAKAGADIIAPSNMMDGFVAAIRAGLDEAGFDHIPIMSYAVKYSSAYYGPFRDAANSAPQFGDRKAYQMDYSNRTEALREAASDVEEGADFLMVKPALSYLDIVRDVKNNFDLPVVAYNVSGEYAMVKAAAANGWIDEKQIVLETLTSMKRAGADLILTYHAKDAVRWLEGKA, from the coding sequence ATGACTGAATTGAATTTCCGGCGCCATCGCCGTCTTCGGACATCGGCGAATATGCGCGCTATGGTAAGGGAAACACAGCTCGACAAACAGGATTTCATTTACCCGATTTTTGTGGTGGACGGAGAAAATGTGCGCAACGAAGTGAAATCGATGCCGGGTGTTTATCAGCTGTCACTCGATCTGCTCGGGGAAGAAGTCGACGAAGTGGCTTCACTCGGCATTCCGTCTGTGATTTTATTCGGCGTGCCGGATGCAGCTGATAAAGACGCAGAAGGGACCGGGGCTTTCCACGATCACGGCATCGTGCAAAAAGCGACCCGCTTTGTGAAAGAACGCCAGCCGGACTTGCTTGTCATCGCTGATACGTGTCTGTGCGAATACACCAACCACGGCCATTGCGGCGTCATTGAAAACGGCATCGTCCTGAACGACAAAACGCTTGAATTGCTTGCCCGTACGGCAGTGAGCCAGGCGAAAGCGGGCGCGGACATCATTGCGCCGTCGAATATGATGGACGGCTTTGTCGCTGCTATCCGCGCGGGACTCGATGAAGCCGGGTTCGACCATATTCCGATCATGAGCTATGCGGTGAAGTATTCATCCGCCTATTATGGTCCGTTCCGCGATGCGGCGAATTCCGCTCCGCAATTCGGCGACCGCAAGGCGTATCAGATGGATTATTCAAACCGGACCGAAGCGCTGCGCGAAGCGGCGTCCGACGTCGAGGAAGGCGCGGATTTCCTCATGGTAAAACCGGCGCTGTCATATCTCGACATCGTGCGCGACGTAAAGAATAACTTCGATCTGCCGGTTGTGGCCTATAATGTGTCCGGTGAGTATGCGATGGTGAAAGCCGCTGCGGCGAACGGCTGGATCGATGAAAAACAGATCGTGCTTGAAACGCTGACGAGCATGAAGCGGGCGGGCGCCGATCTGATTCTGACGTATCACGCAAAAGACGCGGTGCGCTGGCTGGAGGGAAAAGCATGA
- the hemL gene encoding glutamate-1-semialdehyde 2,1-aminomutase yields the protein MSYEKSQQAFKEAVNLMPGGVNSPVRAFKSVNMDPIFMESGKGAEITDIDGNTYVDYVLSWGPLILGHAHPDVVEAVKKTAESGTSFGAPTVIENELAKLVIDRVPSIEMVRMVSSGTEATMSALRLARGYTGRNKILKFEGNYHGHGDSLLIKAGSGVATLGLPDSPGVPEGVAQNTITVPFNDLESVRYVFNEFGDDLAGVIVEPVAGNMGVVPPAEGFLEGLRELTEQNGTVLIFDEVMTGFRVGYHCAQGYYGVTPDLTCLGKVIGGGLPVGAYGGKREIMEQIAPAGPIYQAGTLSGNPLAMSAGLATLSNLTEESYDTFKEQADQLEAGFREAAEKYNIPHTVNRAGSMIGFFFTNETVTDFETAKTSDLNLFAEVYEGMAEQGIYLPPSQFEGLFLSTAHTAVQIAKTVEAFHTVFAKVTKNA from the coding sequence ATGAGCTACGAAAAATCTCAACAAGCATTCAAAGAAGCAGTAAACCTGATGCCGGGCGGCGTTAACTCGCCGGTCCGCGCATTCAAATCCGTCAACATGGACCCGATTTTCATGGAAAGCGGCAAAGGGGCGGAAATCACCGACATTGACGGCAATACATATGTCGATTATGTCTTGTCATGGGGGCCGCTCATTCTCGGCCATGCCCATCCGGATGTTGTGGAAGCGGTCAAAAAGACAGCGGAAAGCGGCACGTCGTTCGGCGCACCGACGGTCATTGAAAACGAATTGGCGAAACTTGTGATCGACCGGGTGCCGTCGATCGAAATGGTGCGCATGGTATCATCCGGCACGGAAGCGACGATGAGCGCATTGCGGCTGGCGCGCGGCTATACCGGGCGCAATAAAATCCTGAAATTCGAAGGCAATTACCATGGACACGGTGACAGTCTGCTGATCAAAGCGGGTTCCGGTGTGGCAACACTCGGACTGCCGGATTCACCGGGTGTACCGGAAGGCGTGGCGCAGAACACGATCACGGTTCCATTTAACGACCTCGAAAGTGTCCGCTATGTATTTAATGAATTCGGTGATGACCTGGCAGGTGTCATCGTTGAGCCGGTCGCAGGAAATATGGGCGTCGTCCCGCCGGCGGAAGGGTTTCTCGAAGGGTTGCGTGAATTGACCGAACAAAACGGCACTGTCCTTATTTTCGATGAAGTCATGACCGGATTCCGTGTCGGTTATCATTGCGCCCAAGGCTATTACGGCGTGACACCGGATCTTACTTGTCTCGGTAAAGTCATCGGTGGCGGATTGCCGGTTGGCGCATACGGCGGCAAACGCGAGATCATGGAACAAATTGCGCCGGCCGGTCCGATTTATCAGGCGGGCACATTATCCGGCAATCCGCTGGCTATGTCTGCCGGACTGGCAACATTGTCGAACCTGACTGAAGAAAGTTATGATACGTTCAAAGAGCAGGCGGATCAGCTGGAAGCGGGATTCCGTGAAGCTGCGGAGAAATACAACATTCCGCATACCGTGAACCGCGCTGGTTCGATGATCGGATTTTTCTTTACGAATGAAACCGTCACGGATTTCGAAACGGCGAAGACATCCGATTTGAATTTATTCGCGGAAGTATATGAAGGCATGGCGGAACAAGGCATTTACTTGCCGCCGTCCCAATTTGAAGGATTGTTCTTGTCGACTGCCCATACAGCAGTGCAAATCGCAAAAACAGTGGAAGCATTCCATACGGTCTTCGCAAAAGTAACGAAAAACGCATAA
- a CDS encoding MATE family efflux transporter: MKFRFKQPALATAGTTKGLSVGGHTNQLPATNDKEKITMAALAVPIFVELALAMLMGNVDTLMLSQFSDKAVAAVGIANQVIFLLIVMFGFIVTGTTVLMSQALGAGNKQRANEIAAISLAANLAIGLLLSGIVFLFQEQILALMNVTGQVAADASSYLVFVGSFMFIQAILVTISAILRSHSFTKDAMYANIGMNVIGIVLNYIVLFEPFGLPSYGVAGVAIATTVSRVLGLIALIVLMKKRIKEPMGLMKVFKMPKEHLQELLRIGLPAAGEQIAYNMSQFVIIFFITTYMGTLFVTTRIYAFNLMNFIMLGSIALAQATQILIARHVGAKEYDDAYKRCMDSLKLSILTAIVTAVGFSFVAEPLLSIFTDDETIIRNATVLIYLAIILEPGRAFNIMIITSLRAVNDLKFPLIMGIISMWGIGVVVAYVLGVHFALGLVGIWIAYILDEWFRGIAMLFRWRGRSWLYALQNRP, encoded by the coding sequence GTGAAATTCAGATTCAAACAGCCTGCATTGGCAACCGCCGGAACGACAAAAGGCCTGTCAGTTGGAGGACATACAAATCAGCTTCCCGCCACTAATGATAAGGAAAAAATCACTATGGCTGCTTTGGCTGTCCCAATCTTCGTCGAGCTTGCGCTTGCGATGCTCATGGGGAACGTGGATACGCTGATGCTCAGCCAATTTTCGGATAAAGCGGTCGCCGCTGTCGGCATCGCCAACCAAGTTATCTTTCTTTTAATTGTCATGTTCGGCTTTATCGTCACGGGAACGACCGTGCTGATGTCCCAGGCACTCGGTGCGGGGAATAAGCAGCGGGCGAATGAAATTGCCGCCATCTCACTCGCAGCGAATTTGGCGATCGGCCTGTTGCTGAGCGGCATCGTATTCTTATTCCAGGAACAGATTCTGGCCTTAATGAATGTGACCGGTCAAGTCGCAGCGGACGCCAGCAGCTACCTGGTTTTTGTCGGCAGTTTCATGTTCATCCAAGCCATATTGGTCACCATCAGCGCCATCCTGCGCAGCCATAGCTTTACGAAAGATGCGATGTATGCCAACATCGGGATGAATGTCATCGGCATTGTGCTGAACTACATCGTGCTCTTTGAACCATTCGGCCTGCCTTCTTACGGTGTCGCTGGTGTCGCCATTGCCACAACCGTTTCCCGGGTGCTCGGCTTGATCGCGCTTATCGTCCTGATGAAAAAACGGATCAAAGAACCGATGGGTCTGATGAAAGTGTTCAAAATGCCAAAAGAGCATTTGCAGGAATTGCTGCGGATCGGTCTGCCGGCAGCCGGTGAACAGATTGCGTATAACATGAGCCAGTTCGTCATCATCTTCTTCATCACGACGTACATGGGTACGTTATTCGTCACAACCCGGATCTATGCGTTCAACTTGATGAACTTCATCATGCTCGGTAGTATCGCGCTTGCACAGGCGACTCAGATTCTGATCGCCCGCCATGTCGGTGCAAAGGAATACGACGATGCCTATAAACGCTGCATGGACAGCTTGAAGCTCTCCATCCTGACGGCGATCGTCACAGCAGTCGGCTTCTCATTCGTCGCTGAACCGCTCCTGTCGATTTTCACCGATGATGAAACGATCATCCGGAACGCAACGGTACTCATTTACCTGGCAATCATTCTGGAGCCGGGCCGTGCATTCAACATCATGATCATCACATCACTCCGGGCAGTCAACGACTTGAAGTTCCCGCTCATCATGGGCATTATCTCGATGTGGGGCATCGGCGTGGTCGTCGCGTATGTCCTCGGTGTCCATTTCGCCTTGGGGCTCGTCGGCATCTGGATTGCCTACATCCTGGACGAATGGTTCCGCGGTATCGCCATGCTATTCCGCTGGCGCGGGCGTTCGTGGCTGTATGCCTTACAAAACCGGCCGTAA
- a CDS encoding AbrB family transcriptional regulator encodes MNDFLKTLAISVAAGGLLDLLGMFLPWLLGPMLALLLLRQFTSMTFYWPRMLRTIGLILIGVQIGSSFNREAVLLMWLDLPMMVFMTLALVGFALVLALLFRKMTGESIQTSMLGSLPGGLSQMVLLSEDIKSASTTIVTIMQTFRILLVVLVVPFFTIFLGGREGGTALILTEPEFSLPAFMAAAAGGTALYSGMKAVRFPLPEMMAPIVALAAVQSVTGTLLFEMPPILIICAQLFIGARLGLQMEQIGEKMTLRIGAAIVVNNLLLVAFAGGVAYVLSLWISSGLFIDYFLSAAPGGMAEMVLTAIEAGGDVALITGFHLFRIFFILLIAAPAIAYFIKKLDGKTEV; translated from the coding sequence ATGAACGATTTCCTCAAAACATTGGCCATTTCTGTTGCGGCGGGAGGGCTCCTCGATTTGCTTGGCATGTTCCTGCCATGGCTGCTCGGCCCGATGCTGGCACTGCTGCTATTGCGTCAGTTCACATCCATGACGTTTTACTGGCCGCGAATGCTGCGGACAATCGGGCTCATTTTAATCGGCGTGCAGATCGGCTCATCGTTCAACCGGGAAGCGGTGCTGCTCATGTGGCTCGATTTGCCGATGATGGTGTTCATGACGCTGGCACTCGTCGGATTTGCGCTGGTGCTGGCATTGCTGTTCCGGAAAATGACGGGGGAGTCGATCCAGACGAGCATGCTCGGTTCATTGCCGGGCGGGCTGTCGCAGATGGTGCTGCTGTCAGAAGACATCAAGTCAGCGAGCACAACGATCGTGACAATCATGCAGACATTCCGGATCTTGCTCGTCGTTCTCGTCGTGCCGTTTTTCACGATTTTCCTCGGTGGCCGGGAAGGCGGCACAGCACTCATCCTGACAGAACCGGAATTCAGTCTGCCGGCATTTATGGCAGCAGCAGCAGGCGGGACGGCCCTGTACTCCGGCATGAAAGCGGTCCGTTTCCCGCTGCCTGAGATGATGGCACCGATTGTGGCGCTCGCGGCTGTCCAGTCTGTGACAGGCACGCTGCTGTTTGAAATGCCGCCGATTCTGATCATCTGTGCACAATTATTCATCGGAGCGCGGCTCGGTCTGCAAATGGAGCAGATCGGTGAAAAGATGACGCTGCGCATCGGTGCTGCCATTGTCGTGAATAACTTGCTGCTCGTCGCATTCGCCGGCGGAGTGGCGTATGTGCTGTCGCTGTGGATTTCGAGCGGTCTTTTCATTGATTATTTCCTGAGTGCGGCGCCGGGCGGCATGGCGGAAATGGTGTTGACGGCGATTGAAGCGGGCGGCGACGTGGCGCTCATCACCGGTTTTCACCTGTTCCGGATCTTCTTCATCCTGTTGATTGCGGCGCCTGCAATTGCTTATTTCATTAAAAAACTTGACGGAAAAACCGAAGTGTAG
- a CDS encoding valine--tRNA ligase, with product MTEKVQTEMSTKYDPKAIEQGRYEWWLKGKFFEAQPESDKEPYTIVIPPPNVTGKLHLGHAWDTTLQDILTRMKRMQGYDTLWLPGMDHAGIATQAKVEGKLREEGKSRYDLGREKFLEEAWKWKDEYAQTIRAQWSKLGLGLDYSRERFTLDEGLSDAVKEVFVRLYEKKLIYRGEYIINWDPAAKTALSDIEVIHQDVQGAFYHMRYPLTDGSGGIEIATTRPETMLGDTAVAVHPEDDRYKHLIGKTVTLPIIGREIPIVADDYVDMEFGSGAVKITPAHDPNDFEIGNRHDLPRVLVMNEDGTMNGNAGKYEGMDRFDCRKQIVKDLQEQGVLFNIEDHLHSVGHSERSGAVVEPYLSTQWFVDMQPLAAEAVKLQKGDDGVDFVPERFEKTYLNWMENIRDWCISRQLWWGHRIPAWYHNETGELYVGRTAPEDEENWTQDEDVLDTWFSSALWPFSTLGWPDIDNEEFKRYYPTDALVTGYDIIFFWVSRMIFQALEFTDQKPFDDVLIHGLVRAADGRKMSKSLGNGVDPMDVIDEYGADSLRYFLATGSAPGQDLRFSMEKVESVWNFANKIWNASRFALMNMEGMTYDEIDLSGEKSVADAWILTRLNETIDSVTKLAEKYEFGEVGRVLYNFIWDDFCDWYIEMAKLPLYGEDEAAKKMTRSVLAYVLDNTMRLLHPFMPFITEEIWQNLPHQGESITTAAWPTADASLTDTEQADSMKLLVDIIRAVRNIRAEVSTPLSKKVPLTIIARDEKTEGVLKANSAYIERFCNPDGLTITHNTAAPEKSMSAVVSGAELFMPLEGLIDIDAELARLGKELDKWNGEVKRVQGKLSNERFVSKAPEAVVEEERAKEKDYLEKRAAVEKRIEELKNL from the coding sequence ATGACAGAGAAAGTACAGACAGAGATGTCGACGAAGTACGATCCGAAAGCGATCGAACAGGGCCGCTATGAATGGTGGCTTAAGGGTAAGTTCTTTGAAGCCCAGCCCGAATCGGACAAAGAGCCGTACACAATTGTGATTCCGCCGCCGAACGTAACCGGAAAACTTCACCTCGGCCACGCATGGGACACCACACTGCAGGACATTCTGACGCGCATGAAGCGCATGCAAGGTTATGACACGCTATGGCTCCCAGGTATGGACCACGCCGGCATTGCGACGCAGGCGAAAGTGGAAGGGAAGCTGCGCGAGGAAGGAAAATCACGTTACGATCTCGGGCGTGAAAAGTTTTTAGAAGAAGCCTGGAAATGGAAAGATGAATACGCCCAGACAATTCGTGCGCAATGGTCGAAGCTCGGTCTCGGGCTGGATTACTCCCGTGAACGTTTTACATTGGATGAAGGCCTGTCGGATGCAGTTAAGGAAGTATTCGTCCGGCTGTACGAGAAAAAGCTCATTTACCGCGGCGAATACATCATCAATTGGGACCCGGCGGCAAAAACGGCGTTGTCCGATATCGAAGTAATCCACCAGGACGTACAAGGTGCTTTCTACCATATGCGTTATCCGCTGACAGACGGTTCAGGCGGCATTGAAATCGCGACGACGCGTCCGGAGACGATGCTCGGCGATACGGCTGTGGCGGTTCACCCGGAAGATGACCGCTACAAGCACTTGATCGGCAAGACGGTTACGTTACCGATCATCGGACGCGAGATTCCGATTGTTGCGGACGATTATGTCGACATGGAATTCGGAAGCGGTGCGGTCAAGATTACGCCGGCTCACGACCCGAATGACTTTGAAATCGGCAACCGTCACGATTTGCCTCGCGTTCTTGTGATGAATGAGGACGGCACGATGAATGGAAACGCCGGCAAGTACGAAGGCATGGACCGCTTTGATTGCCGGAAGCAAATCGTCAAGGATCTGCAGGAACAAGGCGTACTATTCAACATTGAAGACCATCTGCATTCCGTTGGCCATTCCGAGCGGAGCGGTGCAGTCGTTGAGCCATACCTGTCAACGCAATGGTTCGTGGATATGCAGCCGCTCGCTGCGGAAGCCGTCAAGCTGCAAAAAGGCGACGATGGAGTCGACTTCGTGCCGGAGCGCTTCGAGAAAACGTATTTGAACTGGATGGAGAACATTCGCGACTGGTGTATTTCCCGTCAGCTGTGGTGGGGTCACCGCATCCCGGCGTGGTACCACAACGAAACCGGTGAGCTGTATGTTGGCCGGACCGCACCGGAAGACGAAGAAAACTGGACACAGGACGAAGACGTACTCGATACGTGGTTCTCATCCGCCTTGTGGCCGTTCTCGACGCTCGGCTGGCCGGACATCGACAACGAAGAGTTCAAGCGTTATTACCCGACGGACGCACTCGTAACGGGCTATGACATCATCTTCTTCTGGGTGTCGCGCATGATCTTTCAAGCGCTGGAGTTCACGGACCAGAAGCCATTTGATGACGTATTGATCCACGGGCTCGTTCGCGCAGCGGACGGCCGCAAAATGTCGAAGTCACTCGGCAACGGCGTCGATCCGATGGATGTCATCGACGAATACGGTGCCGATTCACTCCGCTACTTCCTGGCGACCGGCTCAGCGCCGGGACAGGATCTCCGCTTCTCGATGGAGAAGGTGGAGTCCGTCTGGAACTTTGCGAATAAAATCTGGAATGCGTCGCGGTTTGCCCTCATGAACATGGAAGGCATGACGTATGACGAAATCGACTTGTCGGGCGAGAAATCTGTTGCCGATGCGTGGATTCTGACGCGCCTGAATGAAACCATCGATTCCGTGACAAAACTCGCGGAGAAATACGAATTCGGTGAAGTGGGCCGCGTGCTCTATAACTTCATCTGGGATGATTTCTGTGACTGGTACATCGAAATGGCGAAACTGCCGTTGTACGGGGAAGACGAAGCGGCGAAGAAAATGACGCGTTCGGTTCTGGCGTACGTACTCGATAACACGATGCGTCTCCTGCATCCATTCATGCCATTCATCACTGAAGAAATCTGGCAGAACTTGCCGCATCAAGGGGAATCGATCACAACGGCGGCGTGGCCGACAGCTGACGCATCGCTCACAGATACGGAACAAGCCGACAGCATGAAACTGCTCGTCGACATCATCCGCGCTGTCCGCAACATCCGGGCGGAAGTCTCGACGCCGCTGTCGAAGAAAGTGCCGCTCACGATCATTGCACGTGATGAGAAGACGGAAGGCGTACTGAAAGCGAACTCCGCATACATCGAGCGCTTCTGTAACCCGGACGGCCTGACGATCACGCATAACACTGCGGCGCCGGAAAAATCCATGTCCGCTGTCGTGTCAGGTGCCGAGCTGTTCATGCCGCTCGAAGGCTTGATCGACATCGATGCGGAACTCGCGCGTCTCGGCAAAGAACTCGACAAATGGAACGGCGAAGTCAAACGCGTCCAAGGCAAACTGTCGAACGAGCGTTTTGTCTCGAAAGCGCCGGAAGCAGTAGTCGAAGAAGAACGTGCGAAAGAAAAAGACTACCTCGAAAAACGCGCGGCCGTTGAAAAACGCATTGAAGAATTGAAGAACCTGTAA
- a CDS encoding ATP-grasp domain-containing protein, giving the protein MIALYRSADAERNQGFIAELKKFGDVGLMTWDDWSESGLLQLADRLHGETVLFRVRHPVAARALEDAGVRLVNRAEVNRIANDKWTAFEMMQLLGLPVIPTFKEPPGYPCVAKTRDGHGGEGVEIWDTPRDADEALIFQPFMEHEADVRVYVIGDEVVGAVKRSGVDSFKANIALGGKAEKFLVSAAQERDVLRIARALKSDYIGIDFLLLPDGRHVFNEIEDPVGARAFYETHEENVAELLCKYLRDKKARGWRWADDRL; this is encoded by the coding sequence ATGATTGCGCTGTACCGGAGTGCGGATGCCGAGCGGAATCAGGGGTTTATTGCCGAATTAAAGAAGTTCGGGGATGTCGGGCTCATGACGTGGGATGACTGGTCGGAGTCAGGGCTGCTTCAGCTGGCGGACCGATTGCACGGCGAGACGGTGCTGTTCCGGGTGCGGCATCCGGTGGCCGCGCGGGCGCTTGAAGATGCCGGTGTGCGGCTCGTGAACCGGGCGGAAGTGAACCGGATCGCGAATGATAAATGGACAGCGTTTGAAATGATGCAGTTATTGGGCCTGCCGGTAATTCCGACGTTCAAGGAACCGCCGGGCTATCCGTGTGTCGCGAAGACGCGGGACGGCCATGGCGGTGAGGGTGTCGAGATCTGGGATACGCCGCGCGACGCGGATGAGGCGCTTATTTTCCAGCCGTTTATGGAACACGAAGCGGATGTGCGGGTGTATGTGATCGGCGATGAAGTCGTCGGTGCCGTGAAGCGGTCCGGGGTGGATTCCTTTAAAGCCAATATTGCGCTCGGCGGGAAAGCGGAGAAGTTTTTGGTGTCGGCGGCCCAGGAGCGGGACGTGCTGCGGATTGCGCGGGCGCTGAAAAGTGATTACATCGGAATCGATTTTTTATTGCTGCCGGACGGGCGGCATGTGTTCAATGAAATCGAGGATCCGGTCGGTGCGCGGGCATTTTATGAGACGCATGAGGAGAATGTGGCGGAATTATTGTGCAAGTACTTGCGGGACAAGAAAGCGCGCGGCTGGCGATGGGCGGATGATCGACTGTAG
- a CDS encoding ATP-grasp domain-containing protein — protein MTTCWVIYNGSLTSDKFRDQAELVAEAAERAGVNAAIKKNYDIVMQLDAGVLPPDFAVLLDKDILLGYFLKSSGVPVYNDPAVIDLCDNKAKQYIELAARGIPMPKTIVAPKVYPAFSIRESGYFEGVLETLGLPMIIKEGHGSFGMKVYLIETEDAFYDKVESLRGVDFVFQKFVASSRGRDIRVNVVGGEVIAAMVRHSETDFRANITNGGKASPVELTEVQRVLALQAADAVGAEFAGVDLLFGPDEEPLVCEVNAAAHIRNILNVTGINVADAMMTYILRDLA, from the coding sequence ATGACAACTTGCTGGGTAATTTATAACGGAAGTTTGACGAGTGATAAATTCCGCGATCAGGCGGAACTGGTCGCGGAAGCGGCGGAACGCGCAGGCGTGAATGCCGCGATTAAGAAAAACTACGACATCGTGATGCAGCTGGACGCAGGGGTTCTTCCCCCGGATTTTGCCGTGTTGCTCGATAAGGACATTCTGCTCGGGTATTTTTTGAAGAGCTCAGGGGTGCCGGTTTATAACGATCCGGCGGTGATCGATCTGTGTGACAATAAAGCGAAACAGTACATTGAGCTCGCGGCTCGCGGCATTCCGATGCCGAAGACGATTGTGGCGCCGAAAGTGTATCCGGCGTTCTCGATCCGCGAGTCGGGGTATTTTGAAGGGGTGCTGGAGACATTGGGCTTGCCGATGATCATTAAGGAAGGGCACGGGTCGTTCGGCATGAAGGTGTATTTGATCGAAACGGAAGATGCGTTTTATGACAAAGTGGAGTCGCTGCGCGGCGTGGATTTCGTGTTCCAAAAATTCGTGGCATCGAGCCGCGGCCGGGATATCCGCGTGAATGTGGTCGGCGGTGAAGTGATTGCGGCGATGGTTCGGCATTCGGAGACGGATTTCCGGGCGAACATCACGAACGGCGGGAAAGCGTCGCCCGTGGAACTGACGGAAGTTCAGCGGGTGCTGGCGCTGCAGGCGGCGGATGCGGTCGGTGCGGAGTTTGCCGGCGTGGATCTGCTGTTCGGGCCGGACGAGGAGCCGTTGGTGTGCGAAGTGAATGCGGCGGCACATATCCGGAACATTTTGAACGTGACGGGGATCAATGTGGCGGATGCGATGATGACGTATATTTTGAGAGATCTCGCATGA